The Desulfovibrio fairfieldensis sequence TCCTTCTACTATTTCGCCATTGACGCCTGGCGCTACGAACTGCTGAACATGGGGCGCATGTGCCCGCCCGGCCAGGAAGGCGTCCTGCCCGACCACCCGGCGGACTGCAACGCCGTGGCCGCGCGCCTGGGCTGGCTGCCGTTTTACCCGCAGTTCCAGGAGAACTCCCTGGAGATCTGCCGCAAGGCCGAAGCCGACGGCGCGGCCAGCGACGAGGAGATCATCAGGCACGCCGTGGCGCGCCTGAAGTCCGGCGACCTGCGCATGGCCGTCGAGGCCCCTTCGCACGAAGACAACGTGCCGCGCATCATGTGTTTCTGGCGCACCAATCCGCTGGGCTCCAACGTCAAGGGGCACGAGTACTTCCTGCGCCACCTTCTGGGCACGGAAAACGCCGTGCGCGGCGGGGAATCCCCGGTGCAGCCGAGTGAATTCCAGTGCGATCCGCCCATGGAACAGGGCAAGCTGGACCTCATGGTGGTGTCGGAATTCCGCATGAGCACGTCCTGCGTCTATGCCGACATGGTGCTGCCCGCGGCTCACTGGTATGAAATCAACGATCTGTCCTCCACGGACATGCATCCCTTCATCCATCCCTTTACCCCGGCGGCCGACCCGCCGTGGGAAGCCCGCAACAACTGGGAGCAGTTCCGTACCGTGGCCGAGGTCTTCTCCCGGCTGGCGGAAAAGCATTTGGGCACGCGCAAGGACCTGGTGGCCACGCCCCTGCTGCACGACAGCCCCGGCGAAATCGCCCAGCCCCTGGGCCAGGTGCGCGACTGGCGCACGGGCGAGGTGGAACCCGTGCCCGGCAAGACCATGCCCGGCCTGCATGTGGTGGAGCGCCGCTATGCCGACGTGCTCAAGATGTACACCTCCCTCGGCCCCAACATCCGGCGGCCGGAAGGCATGGGCGTCAAGGGGGCCAAGTGGTCCGGAGCGGTCGAACATGACCTGCTCAAGGCCCGCCTGGGCACGGTGCGGGAGGAAGGCGTCAGCAAGGGCATGCCCCGTCTGGACACGGACCGCGCCGCCTGCGACGCCATTCTCTGCCTCTCGCCGGAATCCAACGGCACCGTCTCGGTGCGCTCCTGGACCAGCGTGGAAAAACGCACCGGCCTGTCCCTCAAGGACATCTCCGCGCCCTCCGAGGGCATCGACCATACTTTTGAATCCATCACGGCGCGGCCGGGACGGGCGCTGAACAGCCCCAACTGGAGCGGCCTCAAGGGCGAACAGGTGACCTACACCCGCTTTGCCCAGAACGTGCAGCGGCTGCTGCCCTTCCACACCCTGTCGGGCCGCCAGCACTTCTATCTGGACCACCAGTGGATGCGCGGCCTGGGCGAAAGCCTGCCCGTGTTCCGCCCGCCCCTGCCCCTGGCAACCCTGGGCGAGGTGACCGGGGACGCCGTTCCCCGCAAGGACACGGACCTGGTGCTCAACCTGCTGACCCCGCACAGCAAGTGGTCCATTCACTCCACCTACTCAGACAACCTGATCATGCGCACGCTCTCGCGCGGCGGCGGCGAAATCTGGCTCAACGACGAGGACGCCGCCCAGGCGGGCATTGCGGACAACGAATGGCTGGAATGTTTCAACGCCAACGGCGTGTTCATGGGCCGGGCCCTGGTGAGCTACCGCATCCCCAAGGGCCGGGCCTTCATCTACCACGCCCAGGAACGTCACGTGGACACGCCGCTTTCGCCCCTTTCGGGCCAGCGCGGCGGCACGCACAACAGCCTGACGCGCCCCTTCATCAAGCCCACGCAGATGATCGGCGGCTACGGCCAGCTCAGCTATTCCTTCAACTACTACGGACCCACGGGTTGCCAGCGCGATGAATACATCGTGGTGCGCAAGGCCGGGGAGGTGATATTCCATGAAGATTAAAGCGCAGATGAGCATGGTGCTCAACCTGGACAAGTGTCTGGGTTGCCACACCTGCAGCATCCCCTGCAAGAATGCCTGGACCACGGATCCGGGCAGCGAATATATGTGGTTCAACAATGTGGAAACCAAGCCCGGCATCGGCTATCCCCGCCTGTGGGAAAACCAGGACATCCACAAGGGCGGCTGGGAAGTGGAGAACGGCAAACTCCGCCTCAGGGCCGGAGGCAAGCTGCGCAAGGCCGCGCAGATTTTCGGCAATCCGAACCTTCCGGGCATGGATCAGTATTACGAGCCCTGGAACTACGACTACCAGAACCTGACCACCTCCCCGGAGCAGAAGCATCAGCCCATAGCCCGGGCCTATTCCAGCGTCACGGGCCGTCCCATGACCCCGCAGGCCGGCCCCAACTGGGACGACGACCTGGCCGGAACCCAGGTCACCGGCCTGGACGACCCCGATTTCGCGGGCCTGGACGCCCAGGCCCTGCTGCAATTCCAGCGGGTGTTCATGCTGCATCTGCCGCGCCTGTGCGAGCACTGCCTGAACCCGGCCTGCGTGGCCTCCTGCCCTTCTGGAGCCATTTATAAGCGGGACGAGGACGGCATTGTGCTCACGGACCAGACGCGCTGCCGCTCCTGGCGCTTCTGCATGTCCGGCTGCCCATACAAAAAGGTGTATTTCAACTGGAAAAACCACCACT is a genomic window containing:
- a CDS encoding nitrate reductase subunit alpha — protein: MRPTLFPKLRYFKERLSEMGGELFSGSEYSERQGGRSWEDYYRRRWQYDKVARSTHGVNCTGSCSFDVFVKDGIIVWEAQKTDYPTPHPDFPDYEPRGCPRGTSASWYVYSPLRVRHPLIRGKLLEFWRAALQEHGDPVEAWASIVNDPVKRGAYQRARGKGGFVRWTWDEAAEMFAASMVHTIRRYGPDRIFGFTPLPAMSMVSFASGARFFSLIGGSMISFYDWYCDLPPASPQIWGEQTDVPESADWYNAGYIIAWGSNLPQTRTPDAHFFTEARYRGTKIAAVSPDYADFTKFADHWLTVKPGTDAALGMAMTHVVFKEYFLDRRVPYFEDYARRFTDLPCLVLLDGADNQHTPGRFVRASDIGREGNNPEWKTVVYDAARNGPAVPMGSVGARYGEDGRWNLHMRDEADEAELTPLLRMEEAPGAQWTMAAFPVFDAGKPSVKLRPVPYVTLRTTEGPRRVTTVFELLAGSLGVDRGHGGDVARDYDAAGVNGTPAWQEALTGVPREQVIQVARGFADNAAATNGRSMIVMGAGINHWYNNDVIYRSILSLTTLCGCQGVNGGGWAHYVGQEKVRPLSGWTTVTMAGDWTGPPRLQNGTSFYYFAIDAWRYELLNMGRMCPPGQEGVLPDHPADCNAVAARLGWLPFYPQFQENSLEICRKAEADGAASDEEIIRHAVARLKSGDLRMAVEAPSHEDNVPRIMCFWRTNPLGSNVKGHEYFLRHLLGTENAVRGGESPVQPSEFQCDPPMEQGKLDLMVVSEFRMSTSCVYADMVLPAAHWYEINDLSSTDMHPFIHPFTPAADPPWEARNNWEQFRTVAEVFSRLAEKHLGTRKDLVATPLLHDSPGEIAQPLGQVRDWRTGEVEPVPGKTMPGLHVVERRYADVLKMYTSLGPNIRRPEGMGVKGAKWSGAVEHDLLKARLGTVREEGVSKGMPRLDTDRAACDAILCLSPESNGTVSVRSWTSVEKRTGLSLKDISAPSEGIDHTFESITARPGRALNSPNWSGLKGEQVTYTRFAQNVQRLLPFHTLSGRQHFYLDHQWMRGLGESLPVFRPPLPLATLGEVTGDAVPRKDTDLVLNLLTPHSKWSIHSTYSDNLIMRTLSRGGGEIWLNDEDAAQAGIADNEWLECFNANGVFMGRALVSYRIPKGRAFIYHAQERHVDTPLSPLSGQRGGTHNSLTRPFIKPTQMIGGYGQLSYSFNYYGPTGCQRDEYIVVRKAGEVIFHED